The Gemmata palustris genome includes a region encoding these proteins:
- a CDS encoding LysR family transcriptional regulator, with the protein MADQLPSVSTDQVAALVELARAGSLRAAATGLHITEQGLRNRLVALEGLLKVSLYHKQRGPRRRSPLTPQGEQFLPRATAFLESARRLGGGESTGPQEVHVAATQYLTLYAMLDAIRRFHRTFPAIRVRLSTRTERDIEDALLRDPDLAFGVAAPYEGGAGLDYRHLFSLDWGLIAPPRHPLLKKRGLTLADLVGVPLIVFERGSTGRQHVLNAFYRLGLSPRVDMEATTTGIVVKMVEAGLGVSLVPLMPNGAVTSGVKVGVRKLPGQIDPIHSGILIRRGETPPPAAEAFIQFLKPTGTAAPG; encoded by the coding sequence GTGGCCGATCAGCTCCCGTCCGTTTCGACCGATCAGGTCGCGGCCCTCGTGGAGTTGGCCCGAGCGGGGAGCCTGCGGGCCGCGGCCACCGGGCTGCACATCACCGAACAGGGGCTGCGGAACCGGCTCGTCGCGCTGGAAGGGCTGCTCAAGGTGTCGCTGTACCACAAGCAGCGCGGCCCGCGGCGCCGGTCCCCGCTCACGCCACAGGGCGAACAGTTCCTCCCGCGCGCGACCGCGTTCCTGGAGAGCGCCCGGCGCCTCGGCGGGGGCGAATCGACCGGCCCACAGGAAGTCCACGTCGCGGCGACACAGTACCTCACGCTCTACGCGATGCTCGACGCGATCCGCCGGTTCCACCGCACGTTCCCGGCGATCCGCGTGCGCCTGAGTACGCGGACCGAGCGCGACATCGAGGACGCGCTGCTCCGCGACCCGGACCTCGCGTTCGGCGTGGCCGCGCCCTACGAGGGCGGCGCGGGCCTCGACTACCGGCACCTGTTCTCGCTCGATTGGGGGCTCATCGCGCCCCCGCGCCACCCGCTCCTCAAGAAGCGCGGGCTGACCCTGGCGGACCTGGTGGGCGTACCGCTGATCGTGTTCGAGCGCGGATCGACCGGCCGACAGCACGTGTTGAACGCCTTCTACCGATTGGGCCTGAGTCCCCGCGTCGATATGGAGGCCACCACAACTGGTATCGTGGTGAAGATGGTGGAAGCGGGATTGGGCGTGTCACTGGTTCCACTGATGCCCAACGGCGCGGTGACGAGCGGCGTGAAGGTCGGCGTGCGAAAGTTGCCCGGCCAGATCGACCCGATCCACTCGGGCATACTGATTCGACGCGGCGAAACCCCGCCGCCCGCCGCGGAAGCGTTCATCCAGTTCCTGAAGCCCACAGGCACCGCGGCACCGGGATGA
- a CDS encoding protein kinase domain-containing protein, whose product MPRSTQTRDRDDSSARAFAEEIGTSHMSTPPPVLAPHDATDCVCFVGHEPESGDSAELSGLFSDDPYPRVGSHLLHFEIVEELGRGAFARVYLARQESLANRLVALKVTLIWTAEPQTLAKLRHTNIIPVYSVHEAGRFQVVCMPFLGRHTLARVLADLPDTIPTSARALFDQLPGAREHERNRAGYADGCLWVIGQLAAGLTHAHRAGTLHRDLKPGNVLLTDDGTPMILDFNVATSTDGTDVASSSVGGTFPYMAPEHLRAFAGEPAVVDARSDLFSLGVMLYQMLTRELPFPHVSLPNKQDTVRRQIAVQSLPPVPVRERNPAVTPAVAALVGKLLDPDPARRYQSAADLREDVTRHLADLPLRFAPEPSVRERARKWRRRNPRPATALMVTAAALVLFVLPASVAAVRQTQIASRAKEVQRAEALVAADDAVSALHTAAVELGSRTDPALRDRGLFEARKVVAQYAVTEDPKWDRRPQFVLLDTGRRLELKKALAEMLVLMTRVEAEAGGYSRAAIEAGLRWNAAADQLFTPEDRPGVLDRHRTELEARRDGRPVPPFRAAPVTARDPDLQFDGLDLAATDRYREALPLLARFCDRNPAHFRAWFARGMCHDALGQPADAATAFSVCLALVPDFPLALANRGIARLKQKRYQEAEADFTRALELKPDWTVVLVNRGLAREGLKQYKGAETDFTSALAAPAAPTRVLFLRARVRFADNDPAGASADRAEGLKREPSDPISWATRGRHRMAKDPRAALADFDAALKHAPAMREALLDKAIVLADHLHREADAVPLLDRLLDLYPDHTEGRAGRGVYLARLGRAPEARADATAVLAAEPTAYRKYQMAGLHAQLAKHVPRGPDRAEALRLLALALRAGFDDMKLLATDTDLDPIRNDPEFQRLLRAVSHVVPGAAK is encoded by the coding sequence GTGCCCCGTTCGACCCAAACCCGAGACCGCGACGACAGCAGCGCTCGCGCGTTCGCCGAGGAAATCGGCACCAGCCACATGAGCACGCCCCCGCCCGTGCTCGCCCCACACGACGCGACCGACTGCGTGTGCTTCGTGGGCCACGAGCCCGAGTCCGGCGACTCCGCCGAGCTCTCGGGGCTGTTCTCCGACGACCCGTACCCGCGCGTCGGCTCGCACCTGCTGCACTTCGAGATCGTCGAAGAGTTGGGGCGCGGGGCGTTCGCGCGCGTGTACCTCGCGCGCCAGGAGTCGCTCGCGAACCGGCTCGTCGCGCTGAAGGTCACGCTCATCTGGACCGCCGAGCCGCAGACGCTCGCCAAGCTCCGGCACACGAACATCATCCCGGTGTACTCGGTCCACGAAGCGGGCCGGTTCCAGGTGGTGTGCATGCCGTTCCTGGGGCGCCACACGCTGGCCCGGGTGCTCGCCGACCTGCCCGACACGATCCCGACCTCCGCCCGCGCGCTGTTCGACCAGCTCCCCGGTGCGCGCGAGCACGAGCGGAACCGCGCGGGTTACGCGGACGGGTGCCTGTGGGTGATCGGCCAGCTCGCGGCCGGGCTGACCCACGCCCACCGCGCCGGCACCCTCCACCGCGACCTGAAGCCCGGGAACGTGCTGCTCACCGACGACGGCACGCCGATGATCCTCGACTTCAACGTGGCGACCTCGACCGACGGCACCGATGTGGCCTCGAGTTCGGTCGGCGGGACGTTCCCGTACATGGCCCCCGAGCACCTGCGGGCCTTTGCCGGCGAGCCGGCCGTCGTGGACGCGCGCAGCGACCTCTTCTCGCTCGGCGTGATGCTCTACCAGATGCTCACGCGGGAACTCCCCTTCCCCCACGTTTCGCTTCCGAACAAGCAGGACACGGTGCGCCGGCAGATCGCCGTTCAGTCGCTCCCGCCGGTCCCGGTGCGCGAGCGGAACCCGGCCGTCACGCCCGCGGTCGCGGCGCTCGTCGGGAAGCTCCTCGACCCGGACCCCGCGCGCCGGTACCAGAGCGCGGCGGACCTGCGGGAAGACGTCACCCGGCACCTCGCGGACCTCCCGCTGCGCTTCGCCCCAGAACCCTCGGTCCGCGAGCGCGCCCGGAAGTGGCGCCGGCGGAACCCGCGCCCCGCGACCGCGCTAATGGTCACGGCCGCGGCGCTGGTGCTGTTCGTGCTGCCCGCGTCCGTCGCCGCGGTCCGGCAAACGCAGATCGCTTCGCGCGCGAAAGAAGTGCAGCGCGCGGAGGCACTGGTCGCGGCCGACGACGCCGTGAGCGCGCTCCACACCGCGGCCGTGGAACTCGGTTCCCGCACCGATCCCGCCCTGCGCGACCGCGGGTTGTTTGAAGCGCGCAAGGTGGTCGCGCAGTACGCGGTCACCGAAGACCCGAAGTGGGACCGGCGCCCGCAGTTCGTGCTCCTCGATACCGGGCGCCGCTTGGAACTGAAGAAGGCACTGGCAGAAATGCTTGTGCTGATGACGCGCGTCGAGGCCGAGGCCGGTGGGTACTCGCGCGCCGCGATCGAGGCCGGGCTGCGATGGAACGCCGCCGCGGACCAGTTGTTTACACCGGAGGACCGGCCGGGCGTCCTCGACCGGCACCGCACGGAACTCGAAGCCCGGCGCGACGGCCGACCCGTTCCGCCGTTCCGCGCCGCACCGGTCACCGCGCGCGACCCGGACCTCCAGTTCGACGGGCTCGACCTCGCGGCCACGGACCGCTACCGCGAAGCGCTCCCGCTCCTCGCGCGGTTCTGCGACCGCAACCCGGCGCACTTCCGGGCGTGGTTCGCGCGCGGGATGTGCCACGACGCGCTCGGCCAACCGGCCGACGCCGCGACCGCGTTCAGCGTGTGCCTCGCGCTCGTGCCGGACTTCCCGCTCGCGCTCGCGAACCGCGGCATCGCCCGGCTGAAACAGAAGCGCTACCAGGAAGCCGAAGCCGATTTCACCCGCGCGCTCGAACTCAAGCCGGACTGGACCGTTGTGCTCGTGAACCGCGGGCTCGCGCGCGAGGGGCTGAAGCAGTACAAGGGCGCCGAGACCGACTTCACCTCCGCACTGGCGGCCCCGGCCGCCCCCACGCGGGTGCTGTTCCTCCGGGCGCGCGTGCGCTTCGCGGACAACGACCCCGCGGGCGCGAGTGCGGACCGCGCGGAGGGACTGAAGCGCGAACCGAGCGACCCGATCAGTTGGGCCACGCGCGGGCGCCACCGAATGGCGAAAGACCCGCGGGCCGCGCTCGCGGACTTCGACGCCGCACTGAAACACGCACCCGCGATGCGAGAGGCCCTGCTCGATAAGGCCATCGTGCTCGCCGACCACCTGCACCGCGAAGCGGACGCCGTCCCGCTCCTGGACCGACTGCTCGACCTGTACCCGGACCACACCGAGGGGCGCGCCGGGCGCGGGGTGTACCTCGCGCGGTTGGGGCGCGCGCCCGAGGCCCGCGCGGACGCGACCGCGGTGCTCGCGGCGGAGCCCACCGCGTACCGCAAGTACCAGATGGCCGGGTTACACGCCCAGCTCGCGAAACACGTCCCGCGCGGTCCCGATCGCGCGGAAGCACTGAGGCTCCTCGCGCTCGCACTGCGCGCCGGATTCGACGACATGAAACTCCTGGCGACGGACACCGACCTCGACCCGATCCGCAACGACCCCGAGTTCCAGCGCCTCCTCCGCGCGGTGAGTCACGTTGTCCCGGGCGCTGCGAAATAG
- a CDS encoding prenyltransferase/squalene oxidase repeat-containing protein yields MSALNRRDWLKVAAVAPAALVAFPRFTFAAPSADDVKAVVDKALGFYKTAQKDDGSFGSSPRAGEPGLTALIISALVKNGVAADNPTIAKGLKYLESKVQKDGGVYDRGLSNYMTCLAIMTFKEANAGGKYDKVIEAAAKYVKSLQFADGLTEKDAAFGGAGYDKPNAKGRPDMSNTHFMVEALLASGVSKDDPSIKRALVYISRSQNLATEEFNNLPFAKKAGEADKGGFVYNLSDADNPKSPKITAEGGLRSEGGMTYAGLKSFLYAGVGKDDKRVQAAVTWVRQHYSVTENPGQKDSGLYYYYHTFAKAMDALGEDQFADAKGTKHDWRQELFDELKKKQKENGSWANSNGAFLENLPELATAFAVLSISYCKKK; encoded by the coding sequence ATGTCCGCACTGAACCGTCGCGATTGGCTCAAAGTTGCTGCCGTTGCGCCCGCGGCGCTGGTCGCGTTCCCGCGCTTCACGTTCGCCGCGCCGAGCGCCGACGACGTGAAGGCCGTTGTTGATAAGGCGCTGGGGTTCTACAAGACGGCCCAGAAGGACGACGGCAGTTTCGGGTCCAGCCCGCGCGCCGGCGAGCCGGGGCTGACCGCGCTCATTATCTCGGCACTCGTTAAGAACGGGGTCGCGGCCGACAACCCGACCATCGCCAAGGGGCTCAAGTACCTCGAATCGAAGGTGCAGAAGGACGGCGGCGTCTACGACCGGGGGCTGTCCAACTACATGACGTGCCTGGCCATCATGACGTTCAAGGAGGCGAACGCCGGGGGCAAGTACGACAAGGTGATCGAGGCCGCCGCGAAGTACGTGAAGTCGCTCCAGTTCGCCGACGGGCTGACCGAGAAGGACGCGGCCTTCGGCGGGGCCGGGTACGACAAGCCGAACGCGAAGGGGCGCCCGGACATGTCGAACACGCACTTCATGGTCGAGGCGCTGTTGGCGTCGGGCGTGAGCAAGGACGACCCGTCCATCAAGCGGGCGCTGGTGTACATCAGCCGGAGCCAGAACCTGGCGACCGAGGAGTTCAACAACCTGCCGTTCGCGAAGAAGGCGGGCGAGGCGGACAAGGGCGGGTTCGTCTACAACCTGTCCGACGCGGACAACCCGAAGAGCCCCAAGATCACCGCCGAGGGCGGGCTGCGGAGCGAGGGCGGGATGACCTACGCGGGCCTCAAGAGCTTCCTGTACGCGGGCGTGGGCAAGGACGACAAGCGGGTCCAGGCCGCGGTGACGTGGGTGCGCCAGCACTACAGCGTGACCGAGAACCCGGGGCAGAAGGACTCGGGCCTGTACTACTACTACCACACGTTCGCCAAGGCGATGGACGCGCTCGGCGAGGACCAGTTCGCCGACGCGAAGGGGACCAAACACGACTGGCGCCAGGAACTGTTCGACGAGCTGAAGAAAAAGCAGAAGGAGAACGGGAGCTGGGCCAACTCCAACGGCGCGTTCCTGGAGAATCTGCCCGAACTCGCGACCGCGTTCGCAGTTCTTTCAATCAGCTATTGCAAAAAGAAGTAG
- a CDS encoding FMN-binding negative transcriptional regulator: MYTPPYFAETDRAVLHDLIERHSFGVLVSLVDGAPFATHLPFLLERGAGAHGALVGHMARANPHWRELPTQSALAVFSGPHAYISPTWYESTNVVPTWNYVAVHVTGRVTLVEEPGALLDIVQRTVTHYEAALPRPWVLDETGPFVDRLLSQIVGFRIEIAHIEGKQKLSQNQPLERREKVIRALESTGGGDAAGVAALMLRALNDDR; encoded by the coding sequence GTGTATACCCCTCCGTACTTCGCCGAGACCGACCGCGCCGTGCTTCACGATCTCATCGAGCGGCACAGTTTTGGTGTGCTCGTGTCGCTCGTTGATGGGGCGCCCTTCGCGACGCACTTGCCCTTCTTGCTCGAGCGCGGCGCGGGCGCACACGGCGCGCTCGTTGGTCACATGGCGCGTGCGAACCCGCACTGGCGCGAACTGCCCACGCAGAGCGCCCTCGCGGTGTTCAGCGGGCCGCACGCGTACATCTCCCCGACGTGGTACGAGAGCACCAACGTTGTCCCCACCTGGAACTATGTCGCGGTCCACGTGACCGGGCGCGTGACACTTGTCGAAGAACCCGGCGCGCTGCTCGACATCGTTCAGCGCACCGTGACCCACTACGAGGCCGCGCTGCCGCGCCCGTGGGTGCTGGACGAAACCGGCCCGTTCGTGGACCGTCTCTTGTCACAAATCGTCGGGTTCCGCATCGAGATCGCGCACATCGAAGGGAAGCAGAAGCTCAGCCAGAACCAACCCCTCGAGCGCCGGGAGAAGGTGATTCGGGCACTGGAATCAACTGGCGGCGGAGACGCGGCGGGCGTCGCGGCACTGATGCTCCGAGCCCTCAACGACGATAGGTGA
- a CDS encoding PAS domain S-box protein, producing the protein MVIASPVPPDFRLLFESAPGLYLVLLPDFTIVAVSDAYLRATMTARAAVLGRGIFDVFPDNPDDPTATGVRNLRASLERARTLGKPDVMAVQKYDIQRPAEEGGGFEERYWSPINSPVLGPDGRVAYIIHRVEDVTDFVYLRLRGIDHDKRADDLVARGQRLEAEVFQRAQQIQDANRQLREANEELTRLKAELENRVRARTAELTEANEHLRAEVDARLRSERELWKQREKLRVTLDSIGDAVVVTDTRGRVTMLNPVAEHLTGWTSKGATDVPLEDVFQIINQRTREPVDNPVARVLKEGVVVGLANHTVLVARDGTERPIDDSAAPIRAADGSTIGVVLIFRDVTERYAAEGALQRERALLRTLIDALPIAIWTKDADGRFVVSNRAHVELVRAECESAVTGKTGFDFHPPDLAQEYHDDDLRVLRDGETIFNKEELVRDPAGRERWHLVIKTPLRDPGGEIVGLVGVSRNIQQIKETESALRASEAMLRGAFEDSNVPMVITSLDHRFLRVNAAFARLFGYSQAEMLDLTTADVTYPDDLAESYARRDVLLGGASHFVQQKRYVHRAGHILWGITSVSLVRDPSGRPTLYVGQVQDVTARKLAEEELRESETRFRAFFDATTAGMVELTPDARILGANGAFCRMIGYTENELRAMTVADVLFPEDLGEVLRQYGRIERAENASYEADRRYRRKDGSTLWTRVSVVAAHDALGRPIRASAVVIDISDRRAAEESLRVSEERFRLVVDGVRDYAVFMLDPVGRVLTWNAGAERIFGYAAPEIVGEHYSAFYRSEDLDAGRAEEELRLAVLRGRFEDEAWQLRKDGTRFWGGVVITVLRDAAGTLRGFTKVVRDLTERRRLEDQFRQAQKMEAIGRLAGGVAHDFNNLLTVINVSGQLLLEQLPVRDPGRRLVKEIAAAGERATGLTAKLLAFSRKAIVEPRVLDLNEVVSQSEMLLHRILGEDVRLATALDPNLRPVKVDPTHAEQIVINLAVNARDAMPRGGQLTIETRNLTLREEDAVVYPELACGRYVLMAVSDTGVGMSDEVKARIFEPFFTTKEIGKGTGLGLAMVYGAVKTHRGHIAVYSEVGVGTTFKILLPVTDEAKPGPRSGEIRTVSRGTETILLVEDEDTVRRLARLALEMHGYTILEANGGADALRLSVEHSGPIHMLVSDVVMPVMGGREVAETLRSQRPGVKVLFVSGYTDDAIVRHGIVEATDAFLQKPFTPTSLARKVRAVLDGAE; encoded by the coding sequence ATGGTAATCGCCTCGCCCGTTCCTCCCGATTTTCGGCTCCTCTTCGAGTCGGCCCCCGGGCTGTACCTCGTTCTGCTCCCCGATTTCACCATTGTGGCGGTCAGTGATGCGTACCTGCGCGCCACGATGACGGCGCGGGCCGCGGTCCTCGGGCGCGGCATCTTCGACGTGTTCCCGGACAACCCGGACGACCCCACCGCGACCGGCGTGCGCAACCTGCGGGCGTCCCTCGAACGCGCGCGGACCCTCGGCAAACCGGACGTGATGGCCGTGCAGAAGTACGACATTCAGCGCCCGGCCGAAGAGGGCGGCGGGTTCGAGGAGCGGTACTGGAGCCCCATCAACTCGCCGGTGCTCGGACCGGACGGGCGGGTCGCGTACATCATTCACCGCGTCGAGGACGTGACGGACTTCGTGTACCTCCGCCTGCGCGGGATCGACCACGACAAACGCGCGGACGACCTGGTCGCGCGGGGGCAGCGCCTGGAGGCCGAGGTCTTCCAGCGGGCGCAGCAGATCCAGGACGCGAACCGGCAACTGCGCGAGGCGAACGAGGAACTCACCCGGCTCAAGGCCGAACTCGAGAACCGCGTCCGCGCGCGCACGGCCGAATTGACCGAGGCCAACGAGCACCTGCGGGCCGAAGTGGACGCGCGCCTCCGGTCCGAGCGGGAACTGTGGAAGCAGCGCGAGAAGCTGCGCGTGACCCTGGACAGCATCGGCGACGCGGTCGTGGTCACCGACACGCGGGGCCGGGTGACGATGCTCAACCCGGTGGCCGAGCACCTCACCGGCTGGACCTCGAAAGGGGCGACCGACGTGCCCCTTGAGGACGTGTTTCAGATCATCAACCAGCGGACCCGGGAACCGGTCGACAACCCCGTCGCGCGGGTGCTGAAGGAGGGCGTGGTCGTCGGGCTGGCGAACCACACGGTGCTCGTCGCGCGGGACGGGACCGAGCGCCCGATTGATGACTCGGCCGCGCCGATCCGGGCCGCCGACGGCTCGACCATCGGGGTCGTCCTCATTTTCCGCGACGTGACCGAGCGGTACGCGGCCGAAGGCGCCCTGCAGCGCGAGCGGGCGCTCTTGCGCACGCTGATCGACGCGCTCCCCATCGCGATCTGGACGAAGGACGCCGACGGGCGCTTCGTCGTCAGTAACCGGGCGCACGTCGAACTGGTTCGCGCCGAGTGCGAGAGCGCGGTCACGGGGAAAACCGGGTTCGACTTCCACCCGCCCGACCTCGCGCAGGAGTACCACGACGACGACCTGCGCGTCCTCCGCGACGGCGAAACCATCTTCAACAAGGAAGAACTGGTCCGCGACCCCGCGGGCCGCGAGCGCTGGCACCTCGTCATCAAGACGCCGCTCCGCGACCCGGGCGGGGAAATCGTGGGGCTCGTCGGCGTTAGTCGTAACATCCAGCAGATCAAGGAGACCGAGAGCGCGCTGCGGGCGAGCGAGGCGATGCTCCGGGGCGCGTTCGAGGACTCGAACGTGCCGATGGTCATCACGTCCCTGGACCACCGGTTCCTCCGGGTGAACGCCGCGTTCGCCAGATTGTTCGGCTACTCCCAGGCGGAGATGCTGGACCTGACGACGGCGGACGTGACCTACCCCGACGATTTGGCCGAGAGCTACGCCCGCCGGGACGTGCTGCTCGGGGGCGCGTCGCACTTCGTCCAGCAGAAGCGCTACGTCCACCGGGCCGGGCACATCCTTTGGGGGATAACGAGCGTGTCGCTCGTCCGCGACCCGAGCGGGCGGCCGACGCTGTACGTCGGCCAGGTGCAAGACGTCACCGCCCGTAAGCTGGCAGAAGAGGAACTCCGGGAGAGCGAAACCCGGTTCCGGGCGTTCTTCGACGCGACCACCGCCGGCATGGTCGAACTCACGCCCGATGCCCGCATCTTGGGCGCGAACGGCGCGTTCTGCCGGATGATCGGGTACACCGAGAACGAACTGCGCGCGATGACGGTGGCGGACGTTCTGTTCCCCGAAGACCTGGGCGAAGTGTTGCGCCAGTACGGGCGCATCGAGCGCGCGGAAAACGCTTCGTATGAGGCGGACCGGCGGTACCGGCGGAAGGACGGGTCCACCCTCTGGACGCGGGTGAGCGTGGTCGCCGCGCACGACGCGCTGGGGCGCCCGATCCGGGCTTCCGCCGTCGTGATCGACATCTCGGACCGCCGGGCCGCGGAAGAGTCCCTGCGCGTCAGCGAGGAGCGGTTCCGGCTCGTGGTGGACGGGGTGCGGGACTACGCCGTGTTCATGCTCGACCCGGTGGGGCGCGTGCTCACCTGGAACGCCGGGGCGGAGCGCATTTTCGGGTACGCGGCCCCGGAGATCGTCGGCGAACACTACTCCGCCTTCTACCGGTCCGAGGACCTCGACGCGGGGCGGGCCGAGGAGGAACTGCGACTGGCCGTTTTGCGCGGGCGCTTCGAGGACGAGGCGTGGCAACTGCGGAAGGACGGGACCCGGTTCTGGGGCGGGGTCGTCATCACGGTGCTGCGCGACGCCGCGGGGACGCTCCGCGGGTTCACGAAAGTGGTCCGCGACCTGACCGAGCGCCGGCGCCTGGAGGACCAGTTCCGGCAAGCGCAGAAGATGGAAGCGATCGGGCGCTTGGCGGGCGGCGTGGCCCACGACTTCAACAACCTGCTCACCGTTATCAACGTGTCGGGGCAACTCCTGCTAGAGCAGCTCCCGGTGCGCGACCCGGGGCGCCGGCTCGTGAAGGAAATTGCCGCCGCGGGCGAGCGGGCGACCGGGCTGACGGCCAAGCTCCTCGCGTTCAGCCGCAAGGCCATCGTGGAGCCGCGCGTCCTCGATCTGAACGAGGTGGTGAGCCAGTCCGAAATGCTCCTGCACCGGATCCTGGGCGAGGACGTGCGCCTGGCGACGGCCCTGGACCCGAACCTGCGACCGGTCAAAGTGGACCCGACCCACGCGGAGCAGATCGTGATTAACCTCGCGGTCAACGCGCGCGACGCGATGCCCCGCGGCGGGCAACTGACCATCGAGACCCGCAACCTGACGCTGCGGGAAGAGGACGCGGTCGTGTACCCGGAGCTCGCGTGCGGGCGGTACGTCCTGATGGCCGTCTCGGACACCGGGGTCGGGATGTCGGACGAGGTGAAGGCGCGCATTTTCGAGCCGTTCTTCACGACCAAAGAGATCGGCAAGGGAACGGGGTTGGGGCTGGCGATGGTGTACGGGGCCGTCAAAACGCACCGCGGACATATAGCCGTTTACAGTGAGGTCGGCGTGGGCACGACGTTTAAAATCTTGCTCCCGGTAACGGACGAAGCGAAACCCGGTCCCCGATCGGGTGAAATACGGACCGTCTCGCGCGGCACGGAGACGATCCTGCTCGTCGAGGACGAGGACACGGTTCGGCGCCTCGCGCGCCTCGCCCTCGAGATGCACGGGTACACGATTCTAGAAGCGAACGGCGGCGCCGATGCCTTGCGGCTGTCGGTCGAGCACTCCGGCCCGATTCACATGCTCGTGTCCGATGTCGTGATGCCGGTCATGGGCGGGCGCGAGGTCGCGGAGACGCTCCGCTCGCAGCGCCCGGGGGTCAAGGTTCTCTTCGTGAGTGGGTACACGGACGACGCGATCGTGCGCCACGGGATCGTGGAGGCCACGGACGCCTTCCTCCAGAAGCCGTTCACGCCGACCTCGCTCGCGCGCAAGGTGCGGGCCGTGCTCGACGGCGCCGAGTGA